In Trifolium pratense cultivar HEN17-A07 linkage group LG7, ARS_RC_1.1, whole genome shotgun sequence, a genomic segment contains:
- the LOC123899917 gene encoding probable WRKY transcription factor 40, with amino-acid sequence MDYSSSWINTSLDLNINSHRVHQQLPKNVVENNFFSLEMKKSSPKEESSGALVEELKRVSAENKKLTGMLTEMCENYNTLRNNLMEYMRKNPDKESSPSKKRKSDEISSSNNNLMGGGEGGGVNGNNSESSSSDEDQSCKKPMELETCIKAKVSRVYYKQESSDSSLIVKDGYQWRKYGQKVTRDNPSPRAYFKCSFAPSCTVKKKVQRSVEDPSVVVATYEGEHNHPHPSQMESTSSGTNNRCRNPISSAVPSSAPSTVTIDWTKSKCSNESSSKKMMINNPKMEVPQILVEQMATSLTKDLNFRAALAAAISGKMLHQS; translated from the exons ATGGATTATTCATCATCATGGATTAACACTTCCTTGGATCTCAACATTAATTCCCACAGGGTTCATCAACAACTTCCT AAAAATGTGGTGGAAAACAATTTTTTCTCATTGGAGATGAAGAAATCTTCTCCAAAAGAAGAG TCAAGTGGTGctttggtagaagagttgaaaCGAGTGAGTGCAGAAAACAAGAAGTTGACAGGAATGTTGACAGAGATGTGTGAGAATTACAACACATTGAGAAACAATTTGATGGAATATATGAGAAAGAATCCTGATAAAGAGTCAAGTccatcaaagaaaagaaaatctgATGAAATAAGTAGCAGTAATAATAATCTAATGggaggaggagaaggaggaggAGTTAATGGAAACAACTCTGAGAGCAGTTCAAGTGATGAAGATCAATCATGCAAGAAACCAATGGAATTAGAAACTTGCATTAAGGCAAAAGTTTCAAGAGTTTATTACAAACAAGAATCATCTGATTCAAGCCTT ATTGTGAAAGATGGATATCAATGGAGAAAATATGGACAAAAGGTGACAAGGGATAATCCTTCTCCAAGAGCATATTTCAAATGTTCATTTGCTCCAAGCTGCACAGTGAAGAAGAAAGTGCAAAGAAGTGTGGAAGATCCATCAGTAGTTGTTGCAACATATGAAGGAGAACACAATCATCCTCATCCTTCTCAAATGGAGTCAACATCATCCGGCACAAATAACCGTTGTAGGAATCCAATAAGTTCAGCAGTGCCTTCTTCTGCACCAAGTACAGTTACCATTGATTGGACAAAATCTAAGTGCAGCAATGAGTCTTCTTCTAAGAAAATGATGATAAATAATCCCAAAATGGAAGTACCTCAGATTTTGGTGGAACAAATGGCTACTTCATTGACCAAGGATCTTAACTTCAGAGCAGCACTAGCTGCTGCTATATCAGGAAAAATGTTGCATCAGAgttaa